The Bdellovibrio sp. ZAP7 DNA segment CCATTTTCGCCTCGGGGACTGGATCTAATGCAGAAGCATTGATCAAAAAGATGCAGTCGTTGGGTAGCGCGGTTGAGTTTGTCTTTTCTGATAAACCAGCCGCTGGTGTTTTGGCAAAAGCCCACGCTTTAAACACGAAAACCTATGTGATTGAAAAATCACAAGGCCGTGCTCATCACGAACAAGAAGTCTTAAGACTTTTATTTGAACACAAGGTTGATTGGGTTTTGCTCGCAGGTTACATGCGTTTGTTGTCTGCTGATTTTCTAAAAAAACTGGCTGGTCGTCACGAGGGGCATTCTCAAGTGGTGAACATCCATCCCAGTCTGTTGCCAGCCTATCCGGGCAAAGATTCTTTAGAGCGCGCCTTTGCTGACAAAGTCGAACAAAGTGGCGTGACCCTGCATCTGGTTGACGAAGGCATGGATACGGGCGCGGTTTTGAAACAAGTGGCTATTCCGCTCAAGGGCTTTAATGTCTTTGGGGACTTCAAAGCCAGCATCCATCGTTTGGAACATCAAATATATACTGAATTTTTAGAACAAATTGTGACCGGGCAGATTGCCACTCACTCTTTTAAGGAAACTATAGAATGTTAAAGCAACGTGTGGCCATTCGCAGTCGCATCGAAAACTCGCAGGAAGAACACCTTAAAAAGTTGTTCAATCCTTTAACTCCGACCCAAGACTTGAAGCTTTCAAGAGTGTTTTGGTTGATGGAAAAAACACCGGGAGCTTTTAAGCAGTGGGATCTTAAAAAAGATCTGCACAAGGTGTTTTGTGATGCGATCACCGAAGACATGGATTTTGGTTTTCCGGAATATCATGACAATAAAATTTATGTCGAAGTTCGCTATTTGGCGGGTGTGACGGACAACTGGGCGCGTTCAGCAACAGAGGCTCTTTCTTTGGTTTCCGGGGGCGTGACCAAGTCCTGGCAGGATTTTGATTTTGAAGTGCACAGCGGCTGGCAAATTGAGATGAGCGAAGACCTTTCTCAGTCTCAAGTTGAAAAAGTCCTGTTTCAATCCCTGGCAAATCCGTTACTTCAAAAAGTTCAGGTAAAACGCGGGGAAGAATTGAAAGGCGCTAATTCTTTTGCAGACTTCCATGAATATTGGAAAGTTGAAGCGGAACACAAGCCAGAACTAAAACTTTTTCCTCTCACAGCAGATGTTCTTGAAAATTTAAATCAAGAGCGTGGTCTGGCCCTTTCCGCAGTTGAAATCCAAACGATCATCGAGCATTTTTCTTCTCCGGAACAAATGAAAGCTCGTGCTCCCATGGGTTGGGCTGGTTTTGTCACAGAAGTTGAAGTCGAGTGTTTAGCCCAAACGTGGAGTGAACA contains these protein-coding regions:
- a CDS encoding phosphoribosylglycinamide formyltransferase; its protein translation is MMKPVRVAIFASGTGSNAEALIKKMQSLGSAVEFVFSDKPAAGVLAKAHALNTKTYVIEKSQGRAHHEQEVLRLLFEHKVDWVLLAGYMRLLSADFLKKLAGRHEGHSQVVNIHPSLLPAYPGKDSLERAFADKVEQSGVTLHLVDEGMDTGAVLKQVAIPLKGFNVFGDFKASIHRLEHQIYTEFLEQIVTGQIATHSFKETIEC